The Prunus persica cultivar Lovell chromosome G7, Prunus_persica_NCBIv2, whole genome shotgun sequence genome has a segment encoding these proteins:
- the LOC18771497 gene encoding CDPK-related kinase 5, which translates to MGICTSKPSPNSHTSSPKSDSPQTKESSVKQPDAPANGENPRDDKPEAENVKKSPFFPFYSPSPAHYFFSKKSPARSPANVSSNSTPKRFFKRPFPPPSPAKHIRAVLLRRHGSVKPNEAAIPEGSEAEAATGLDKSFGFSKHFGNKYELGEEVGRGHFGYTCKATFKKGELKGQQAAVKVIPKAKMTTAIAIEDVRREVKILKALTGHNNLVKFHDAFEDHDNVYIVMELCEGGELLDRILARGGKYTEDDARTVMVQILNVVAFCHLQGVVHRDLKPENFLFSSKDEDSQLKAIDFGLSDFVKPDERLNDIVGSAYYVAPEVLHRSYATEADVWSVGVIAYILLCGSRPFWARTESGIFRAVLKADPSFDEPPWPSLSAEARDFVKRLLNKDPRKRMTAAQALSHPWLKNSNEVKVPLDILIFKLMKVYMRSSALRKAALRSLSKTLTVDELSYLKEQFALLEPNKNGTISLENIKTALMKNATDAMKEARIADFLASLNALQYRRMDFEEFCTASLSVHQLEALDRWEQHARCAYELFEKDGNRAIVIEELASELGLSPSVPVHAVLHDWIRHTDGKLSFLGFVKLLHGVSSRTVPKAQ; encoded by the exons ATGGGTATTTGCACCTCCAAACCCTCCCCAAACTCTCACACTTCATCTCCCAAATCCGATTCTCCACAGACTAAGGAAAGCTCTGTTAAGCAACCGGACGCCCCCGCCAATGGCGAAAACCCTAGAGATGACAAGCCTGAAGCGGAGAACGTCAAGAAGTCGCCGTTTTTCCCATTCTACAGTCCGAGCCCGGCGCACTACTTCTTCTCCAAGAAGTCTCCGGCGAGATCTCCGGCGAATGTGAGCTCCAACTCGACGCCCAAGCGGTTCTTCAAGCGGCCGTTCCCACCGCCGTCTCCGGCGAAGCATATAAGGGCGGTTCTGTTGAGGAGGCATGGTTCCGTGAAGCCGAATGAGGCAGCGATACCGGAGGGGAGCGAGGCTGAGGCTGCGACGGGGCTCGATAAGAGCTTTGGGTTCTCCAAGCATTTTGGGAACAAGTATGAGCTTGGTGAAGAGGTTGGGAGAGGGCATTTTGGGTACACTTGCAAAGCTACGTTTAAGAAGGGCGAGCTCAAGGGCCAACAGGCCGCTGTCAAAGTCATCCCCAAAGCCAAG ATGACTACTGCTATTGCCATTGAGGATGTGAGAAGGGAGGTGAAGATATTGAAAGCTTTGACCGGACATAACAATCTAGTAAAATTCCATGATGCTTTTGAAGACCATGATAATGTCTACATAGTAATGGA ATTATGTGAAGGAGGGGAGCTCTTAGATAGGATACTTGCAAG GGGTGGGAAATACacggaggatgatgcaaggaCTGTCATGGTACAAATATTAAATGTTGTTGCGTTTTGCCACCTTCAAGGCGTGGTACATCGGGATCTTAAACCTGAG AATTTTCTGTTTTCGTCAAAGGATGAGGATTCACAGTTGAAGGCTATAGACTTTGGCTTGTCAGATTTTGTCAAACCAG ATGAAAGGCTTAATGACATTGTTGGTAGTGCATACTACGTAGCCCCTGAAGTTCTACATAGATCTTATGCTACTGAGGCTGATGTCTGGAGCGTAGGCGTGATTGCATACATTCTTTTGTGTGGCAGCCGTCCATTTTGGGCTCGAACTGAGTCCGGCATCTTTCGGGCTGTTCTAAAAGCTGATCCAAGTTTTGATGAACCACCTTGGCCATCTCTGTCTGCAGAGGCAAGAGATTTTGTCAAGCGCCTATTAAATAAAGATCCACGGAAAAGAATGACTGCTGCTCAAGCCCTAA GTCATCCCTGGCTTAAAAACTCTAATGAGGTTAAAGTTCCTCTGGATATATTAATATTCAAACTCATGAAGGTTTATATGCGTTCATCAGCTCTCCGAAAAGCTGCTTTAAGG TCGCTTTCCAAAACATTGACTGTGGACGAGCTTTCTTATTTGAAGGAGCAGTTTGCACTATTGgaaccaaataaaaatggcACAATAAGcttagaaaatattaaaacg GCGTTGATGAAAAATGCTACTGATGCAATGAAGGAGGCACGAATTGCTGATTTTCTAGCATCG CTTAATGCATTGCAATACAGAAGGATGGATTTTGAGGAATTTTGTACAGCTTCACTAAGTGTCCACCAACTTGAGGCACTTGATCGATGGGAGCAACATGCTCGTTGTGCCTATGAGCTGTTTGAGAAGGATGGCAACAGGGCTATTGTTATTGAGGAACTGGCATCG GAACTTGGCCTCAGCCCTTCCGTCCCAGTTCATGCAGTTCTTCACGATTGGATTAGGCACACTGATGGAAAGCTTAGTTTCCTTGGATTTGTCAAATTGTTGCATGGGGTTTCTAGCCGAACTGTACCAAAAGCTCAATGA
- the LOC18771604 gene encoding phosphoglycerate mutase-like protein 4 isoform X1 translates to MLSATSSLPLTKPPQASQSAQLDVDALRPSHPWQRHQCPSRSPIPGPISLSFSLHLNPSFRSNRIVPRLGCVGSDYAEIIVLRHGETAWNADGRIQGHLDVELNDAGRQQAAVVGDRLSKEPKISVVYSSDLARAYETAQIIAARCGGIKVVTDVDLRERHLGDLQGLVFRDTAKLNPKAHRAFVSRETCQEIPGGGESRDQLHQRCTSSVQRIGNKHKGERVVLVSHGGFIRTLYKQASPDGRSVEKVLNTSVNIIHVYDDGKWTIKSWGDVSHLNPTGYLQSGFGGDEKSG, encoded by the exons atgCTCAGCGCCACAAGTTCTCTGCCTCTCACTAAACCTCCTCAGGCGTCACAGAGCGCACAGCTTGACGTTGACGCATTGCGGCCGAGTCATCCATGGCAACGTCATCAGTGCCCGAGTCGGAGTCCGATTCCAGGTCCGATCTCACTATCATTCTCCTTGCACCTAAATCCTTCGTTTCGTTCCAATCGCATAGTTCCTCGATTAGG CTGTGTTGGCTCGGATTACGCAGAGATCATAGTACTGCGTCACGGTGAAACGGCCTGGAACGCTGATGGAAGAATCCAG GGGCATCTGGATGTTGAGTTAAATGATGCCGGGAGGCAGCAAGCAGCTGTA GTGGGTGATAGGTTATCCAAGGAGCCCAAGATCTCCGTTGTATATTCTTCTGACTTAGCACGAGCTTATGAAACTGCACAGATAATTGCAGCCAGGTGTGGCGGGATAAAG GTTGTAACAGATGTTGATTTACGAGAAAGGCATTTAGGGGATCTTCAAGGCCTTGTATTTCGCGACACTGCCAAACTTAATCCTAAGGCTCACCGGGCCTTTGTATCTCGTGAGACATGCCAAGAGATTCCA GGTGGTGGAGAAAGTCGTGATCAACTTCATCAACGTTGCACATCTTCAGTGCAGAGAATTGGCAATAAGCACAAAG GAGAGCGAGTAGTTCTGGTCAGTCATGGAGGGTTTATCAGAACACTCTACAAACAGGCTTCCCCGGATGGCAGGTCTGTTGAAAAAGTACTCAATACATCCGTCAACATAATTCACGTGTATGATGACGGCAAATGGACCATAAAATCCTGGGGTGATGTTAGTCACCTCAACCCAACAGGTTATCTGCAATCGGGTTTCGGCGGGGATGAAAAATCTGGTTAG
- the LOC18771604 gene encoding phosphoglycerate mutase-like protein 4 isoform X2, whose translation MATSSVPESESDSSCVGSDYAEIIVLRHGETAWNADGRIQGHLDVELNDAGRQQAAVVGDRLSKEPKISVVYSSDLARAYETAQIIAARCGGIKVVTDVDLRERHLGDLQGLVFRDTAKLNPKAHRAFVSRETCQEIPGGGESRDQLHQRCTSSVQRIGNKHKGERVVLVSHGGFIRTLYKQASPDGRSVEKVLNTSVNIIHVYDDGKWTIKSWGDVSHLNPTGYLQSGFGGDEKSG comes from the exons ATGGCAACGTCATCAGTGCCCGAGTCGGAGTCCGATTCCAG CTGTGTTGGCTCGGATTACGCAGAGATCATAGTACTGCGTCACGGTGAAACGGCCTGGAACGCTGATGGAAGAATCCAG GGGCATCTGGATGTTGAGTTAAATGATGCCGGGAGGCAGCAAGCAGCTGTA GTGGGTGATAGGTTATCCAAGGAGCCCAAGATCTCCGTTGTATATTCTTCTGACTTAGCACGAGCTTATGAAACTGCACAGATAATTGCAGCCAGGTGTGGCGGGATAAAG GTTGTAACAGATGTTGATTTACGAGAAAGGCATTTAGGGGATCTTCAAGGCCTTGTATTTCGCGACACTGCCAAACTTAATCCTAAGGCTCACCGGGCCTTTGTATCTCGTGAGACATGCCAAGAGATTCCA GGTGGTGGAGAAAGTCGTGATCAACTTCATCAACGTTGCACATCTTCAGTGCAGAGAATTGGCAATAAGCACAAAG GAGAGCGAGTAGTTCTGGTCAGTCATGGAGGGTTTATCAGAACACTCTACAAACAGGCTTCCCCGGATGGCAGGTCTGTTGAAAAAGTACTCAATACATCCGTCAACATAATTCACGTGTATGATGACGGCAAATGGACCATAAAATCCTGGGGTGATGTTAGTCACCTCAACCCAACAGGTTATCTGCAATCGGGTTTCGGCGGGGATGAAAAATCTGGTTAG